The following are encoded in a window of Armatimonas rosea genomic DNA:
- a CDS encoding AraC family transcriptional regulator codes for MFAKIESFEEKLRLPDGREGFVKEGGRGQHPMHRHREPEFNLVLSGTARYVLAERQTGESWVSALAPGSLIWLLPSQDHILVEKSSDYAHWVVVATPALLARLPLSLPSTRELCRPLSASDQARLVALCTELTALPESDSLTFNAGLGYLMAAAWSAFQRAPGSPTALVHPAVATAMRLLRERPQEPWSVPELAERCGLSAPVLTRHFREQTGLTLLEFRQQERVRLALELQALAPSRTRLEVALEAGFGSYASFHRALERDPLYLRQWLGGTPKTRLKAVEKAKGLA; via the coding sequence ATGTTTGCAAAAATCGAGAGTTTTGAGGAAAAGCTGCGCCTTCCCGACGGTCGCGAAGGCTTTGTGAAGGAGGGCGGACGCGGTCAGCACCCCATGCACCGCCACCGCGAGCCGGAGTTCAACCTCGTGCTCTCGGGGACCGCACGCTACGTTCTGGCCGAGCGGCAGACCGGCGAGAGCTGGGTGAGCGCTCTCGCGCCGGGGAGCCTGATCTGGCTCTTGCCGTCGCAGGACCACATCCTCGTGGAGAAGTCGTCGGACTATGCCCACTGGGTGGTGGTGGCGACTCCCGCGCTCCTCGCCCGGCTCCCCCTCTCACTCCCCAGCACCCGTGAGCTCTGCCGCCCCCTGAGCGCATCGGACCAAGCGCGTCTGGTCGCCCTCTGCACCGAGCTCACCGCCCTCCCCGAGAGCGACTCGCTCACCTTCAACGCGGGGCTGGGCTATCTCATGGCAGCGGCCTGGAGCGCCTTCCAGCGCGCCCCGGGGAGCCCCACCGCTCTCGTCCATCCTGCTGTCGCCACGGCCATGCGCCTCCTGCGCGAGCGCCCTCAGGAGCCGTGGAGTGTCCCCGAGCTCGCCGAGCGCTGTGGCCTCTCCGCTCCCGTGCTCACGCGCCACTTCCGCGAGCAGACCGGCCTCACGCTCCTGGAGTTCCGCCAGCAGGAGCGCGTCCGCCTCGCCCTGGAGCTCCAGGCACTTGCGCCCTCGCGGACACGCTTGGAGGTGGCGCTAGAGGCCGGTTTTGGGAGCTACGCCAGCTTCCATAGGGCCTTGGAGCGCGACCCACTCTACCTGCGCCAGTGGCTCGGGGGGACCCCTAAGACACGCTTGAAGGCGGTGGAGAAGGCAAAGGGATTGGCGTAG
- a CDS encoding DUF1501 domain-containing protein: protein MENFCKRTRREFLWEAGAKFTGLALTGLLAKDGFAFDSATSGGQGAKKGLGNPLAPKPPMFPAKAKSVIFLFMYGGPSHIDTFDYKPTMYGRDGQTIEVKTFGRGGKRNQGRLIEPKWKFKQYGQCGKFVSDLFPNVGGCVDDMAFIHSMTADSPIHGSAMLQMNSGKILSGAPCLGSWVNYGLGSVNENLPGFVVMLDQSGGPISGAKNWSSGYMPATYQGTVLRPAGTPILDLARPEELSKDAQRQLLDSLQEYNHEHLTPRADNSNLAARIASYELAYKMQSNAPEAVDVDSEPEHIKKLYGLDDPKTADFARKMILTRRLVEKGVRFIQVYSGGSHNDANWDAHGDLMFNHTLHAGRTDKPIAALIQDLKQRGLLDSTLIIWGGEFGRQPVAEYAAGTGRDHNAYGFTMWMAGGGIKGGTSVGSTDELGSRAVDSPFHVKSLHATALQLMGLDPNKLSYFYGGLDQKLVGVEHTDPIKEIIA, encoded by the coding sequence ATGGAAAATTTTTGCAAGCGCACACGACGAGAGTTCCTCTGGGAGGCCGGAGCCAAGTTCACAGGCCTCGCCCTAACCGGTCTGCTGGCCAAAGATGGCTTCGCCTTCGACTCCGCCACGAGCGGGGGCCAGGGGGCGAAAAAAGGGCTGGGTAACCCGCTCGCGCCCAAGCCACCGATGTTTCCGGCCAAGGCCAAGTCCGTGATCTTTCTGTTCATGTACGGCGGCCCCAGCCATATCGACACGTTTGACTACAAGCCGACCATGTACGGCCGCGACGGCCAGACAATCGAGGTGAAGACCTTTGGGCGCGGCGGTAAGCGCAACCAGGGCCGTCTGATCGAGCCCAAGTGGAAGTTCAAGCAGTACGGCCAGTGCGGCAAGTTTGTCTCCGATCTCTTCCCTAATGTCGGTGGCTGCGTGGACGACATGGCCTTCATCCACTCCATGACCGCCGACTCCCCGATCCACGGCTCGGCGATGCTCCAGATGAACTCGGGCAAGATTCTCTCCGGGGCGCCGTGCTTGGGCTCGTGGGTGAACTACGGGCTGGGCTCGGTCAATGAGAACCTGCCGGGCTTTGTGGTGATGCTCGACCAGTCCGGCGGCCCGATCTCTGGCGCGAAGAACTGGAGCAGCGGCTACATGCCCGCCACCTACCAGGGAACCGTCCTGCGCCCCGCGGGCACCCCCATTCTCGACTTGGCCCGCCCCGAGGAGCTCTCCAAGGACGCCCAGCGCCAGCTCTTGGACTCGCTCCAGGAGTACAACCACGAGCACCTGACGCCCCGTGCGGACAACTCGAACCTGGCGGCTCGAATCGCCAGCTACGAGCTTGCCTACAAGATGCAGTCCAACGCCCCGGAGGCCGTCGATGTGGACAGCGAGCCCGAGCACATCAAGAAGCTCTACGGCCTCGACGATCCCAAGACGGCGGACTTTGCGCGCAAGATGATCCTGACCCGGCGCCTCGTGGAGAAGGGCGTGCGCTTTATCCAGGTCTACTCCGGCGGTAGCCACAACGATGCCAACTGGGACGCCCACGGGGACCTGATGTTCAACCACACGCTCCACGCCGGCCGCACCGACAAGCCGATCGCGGCGCTGATCCAGGACCTCAAGCAGCGCGGACTTCTCGATTCCACCCTGATTATCTGGGGCGGGGAGTTTGGCCGCCAGCCGGTCGCGGAGTACGCGGCGGGCACGGGCCGCGACCACAATGCCTACGGCTTCACGATGTGGATGGCGGGCGGCGGGATCAAGGGCGGCACGAGTGTCGGGAGCACCGATGAGCTGGGCAGCCGTGCCGTGGACAGCCCGTTCCATGTCAAGAGCCTCCACGCCACCGCGCTCCAGCTCATGGGCCTCGATCCCAACAAGCTCAGCTACTTCTACGGCGGCCTCGATCAGAAGCTTGTCGGGGTAGAGCACACCGACCCGATCAAAGAGATCATCGCGTAG
- a CDS encoding serine hydrolase, giving the protein MNTTKIAKIDALVTRALRVTGAPGAAVAVVTPEGSYVQGYGIKKLGSDDAIEPTTLFPIASVSKAFTATACACLVDEGKMSWDDPVRKHLPGFRLLDPAADANVTIRDLLCHRTGLPRHDSLWYRTNLKREEILARMAFLKPTATYRGLYQYSNLCFSAAGEAVAAAAGMPFETFLKTRLLEPLRMHSVTFSGPGLVATENHAWPHQKKKGKVVALDAPLDFFNVGPAGCINASVAELEGWLRFQLSGGGDGTPVSAKSLAETHTPQMIVPFEDLTRELYPDRMHQTYTLGWSRYDWQGHLVLSHGGAIDGFRSHLVVCPREGVAFVVLVNMASYLPEIVRNSLLDLLLGVKNGKNWHAVFTTQLKKDTEKARADKRAKAEKRHKNTKPSLPLASYTGTYTDPGYGTATVREESGKLHLTWEAFDTPLKHWHHDTFVTETEQPGFAALDIVFTLKADGSVAGLTLWDQLLTKRAA; this is encoded by the coding sequence ATGAACACGACCAAGATTGCCAAGATCGATGCCCTTGTCACCCGTGCCCTGCGCGTGACGGGCGCTCCGGGAGCCGCGGTTGCCGTGGTGACCCCCGAGGGGAGCTATGTCCAGGGCTACGGGATCAAGAAGCTCGGCAGCGACGATGCCATCGAGCCGACGACACTCTTTCCCATCGCCAGTGTGAGCAAGGCGTTCACGGCCACGGCCTGCGCGTGCTTGGTGGACGAGGGAAAGATGAGCTGGGACGATCCGGTGCGCAAGCACCTTCCTGGCTTTCGCCTGCTCGATCCCGCCGCCGATGCCAACGTGACGATCCGGGACCTGCTCTGCCACCGCACGGGCCTGCCGCGCCACGACTCGCTCTGGTACCGCACGAACCTCAAGCGCGAGGAGATCTTGGCCCGCATGGCGTTTCTCAAGCCGACTGCCACCTACCGGGGGCTCTACCAGTACAGCAACCTCTGCTTCTCCGCGGCGGGCGAGGCGGTCGCGGCGGCGGCGGGGATGCCCTTTGAGACCTTCCTCAAGACCCGCCTGCTCGAGCCACTCAGGATGCACTCAGTCACGTTTTCCGGGCCGGGGCTGGTCGCCACGGAGAACCATGCCTGGCCGCACCAGAAGAAGAAGGGGAAGGTGGTCGCGCTGGATGCGCCGCTGGACTTCTTCAATGTCGGGCCGGCGGGCTGCATCAACGCCAGTGTCGCGGAGCTAGAGGGCTGGCTGCGCTTCCAGCTCTCGGGCGGCGGCGACGGCACCCCGGTCAGTGCCAAGAGCCTCGCCGAGACCCACACGCCGCAGATGATCGTCCCCTTTGAGGACCTCACCCGCGAGCTCTACCCCGACCGGATGCACCAGACCTACACCCTCGGCTGGAGCCGCTACGACTGGCAGGGGCACCTCGTGCTCTCCCACGGCGGGGCCATCGACGGCTTCCGGAGCCACTTGGTGGTCTGCCCGCGTGAGGGAGTCGCCTTTGTGGTCTTGGTGAACATGGCCAGCTACCTCCCGGAGATCGTCCGCAACAGCCTGCTGGACCTGCTTCTGGGAGTGAAGAACGGCAAGAACTGGCACGCGGTCTTTACCACCCAGCTCAAGAAAGACACGGAGAAAGCCCGCGCCGACAAGAGAGCCAAGGCCGAGAAGCGCCACAAGAACACCAAGCCGTCGCTCCCGCTCGCAAGCTACACCGGCACCTACACCGACCCCGGCTACGGCACCGCCACCGTGCGCGAGGAGTCCGGCAAGCTCCACCTCACCTGGGAGGCATTCGACACCCCGCTGAAGCACTGGCACCACGACACGTTTGTCACCGAGACCGAGCAGCCCGGTTTTGCGGCGCTAGACATTGTCTTCACCCTCAAGGCCGACGGAAGTGTCGCGGGTCTAACCCTCTGGGATCAGCTCTTGACAAAGCGCGCAGCCTGA
- a CDS encoding phytanoyl-CoA dioxygenase family protein: protein MLTEEEIEQYFREGYLLKRNLVPQSVVESVRAIGETTKTADGGGWTPKVFDRENPKSEPELHAILRHPSVVTAAGQLLGTPPLIYYGMLAIVPARGGNGLPWHQDNMYSHIYGGALNIFVALSEITPEMANLWVAPGSHKLGTQASKRNETTAKGHREALVEPENSLLLPTLSPGDTCIFTRDTLHRSLTNTTDQNRYAYAAQFCATNARYTETGKRPPLCVDPLG, encoded by the coding sequence ATGCTAACCGAAGAAGAGATCGAGCAGTACTTCCGTGAGGGCTATCTGCTCAAGAGAAACCTCGTCCCCCAGAGCGTTGTGGAGTCCGTCCGCGCCATCGGGGAGACCACCAAGACCGCCGACGGCGGCGGCTGGACCCCCAAGGTCTTCGACCGCGAGAACCCAAAGTCCGAGCCCGAGCTCCATGCGATCTTGCGCCATCCGAGTGTGGTGACTGCGGCAGGGCAGCTCTTGGGGACCCCGCCCTTGATCTACTACGGCATGCTCGCCATTGTCCCGGCACGCGGGGGCAATGGCCTGCCCTGGCACCAGGACAACATGTACTCCCATATCTACGGTGGGGCGCTCAATATCTTTGTGGCACTCTCGGAGATCACGCCGGAAATGGCGAATCTGTGGGTGGCACCCGGCTCGCACAAGCTCGGGACACAGGCGTCCAAGCGCAACGAGACCACGGCCAAGGGGCACCGTGAGGCGCTGGTCGAGCCGGAGAACTCGCTCCTCTTGCCCACGCTCTCTCCCGGCGATACCTGCATCTTCACCCGCGACACGCTCCACCGCTCACTGACCAACACGACCGACCAGAACCGCTACGCCTACGCCGCGCAGTTCTGCGCCACCAACGCCCGCTACACCGAGACCGGCAAGCGACCGCCCCTGTGTGTGGACCCGCTGGGATAA
- a CDS encoding helix-turn-helix domain-containing protein, with amino-acid sequence MSETQDNLRQTAAELTDLGVIGERTRERITHRPAGPAMVSRGLRVAGLSEAYSPYKMVRTRWQQGQLLVSYGGEGLAWVGGEWLPVPAGMAYLSPPGVPHAFQPRHPDSPWEFAWVIFTPDAELPWPEHSSLVSADPEPLRDAILGLWRESRAAAEAAHLAVWAELTLLQARRLLRGGARPERLRTLWDTIETNLAHPWTAPELAALACLSEGQLRVVCQQETGNSPLEQVTLLRMRHAGALLLSTEATIEHVARAVGYANPFAFSTAFKRVLGVPPSHWRR; translated from the coding sequence ATGAGTGAAACGCAGGACAACCTTCGCCAAACGGCGGCCGAGCTGACCGATCTGGGCGTGATCGGAGAGCGTACCCGAGAGCGCATTACCCACCGACCCGCCGGGCCTGCGATGGTCTCGCGTGGCCTGCGTGTCGCCGGGCTCTCGGAGGCTTACTCTCCCTACAAGATGGTGCGCACCCGCTGGCAGCAAGGGCAGCTCCTGGTTAGCTACGGCGGCGAGGGCTTGGCGTGGGTCGGAGGGGAGTGGCTTCCTGTGCCGGCGGGGATGGCCTACCTCTCGCCGCCGGGGGTGCCCCATGCCTTTCAGCCACGCCACCCGGACTCGCCCTGGGAGTTTGCCTGGGTGATCTTCACGCCCGATGCCGAGCTTCCTTGGCCCGAGCACTCCAGCCTGGTGAGTGCCGACCCCGAGCCCCTGCGCGATGCGATCTTGGGGCTCTGGCGCGAGTCGCGGGCGGCGGCGGAGGCGGCGCACCTGGCGGTCTGGGCGGAGCTGACCCTGCTCCAAGCGCGCCGGCTCCTACGAGGCGGTGCCCGGCCCGAGCGCCTGCGAACCCTCTGGGACACCATCGAGACCAACCTCGCCCACCCTTGGACCGCCCCCGAGCTTGCCGCGCTCGCCTGCCTCTCTGAGGGACAGCTCCGCGTGGTCTGCCAGCAGGAGACGGGAAATAGCCCCTTGGAGCAGGTCACGCTCCTGCGGATGCGCCACGCGGGGGCGCTGCTCCTCTCGACCGAGGCGACCATTGAGCATGTCGCACGGGCCGTGGGCTACGCCAATCCCTTTGCCTTCTCCACCGCCTTCAAGCGTGTCTTAGGGGTCCCCCCGAGCCACTGGCGCAGGTAG
- a CDS encoding DUF1549 domain-containing protein, whose translation MRRQLFGAVGALGLAAMAAMATGKSQEPAKTLTAEQTAFFESKVRPLILAKCEGCHGEAGASAGLRLDKAIPADKLAAVLQRVKGEGGKPRMPLNNAPLSPGEVAVVAEWTKQGGFWPASAAAPNGVGSALFAMGKTHWAFQPVKRVAPPTVKSAAWVRNPIDAFVLAKLEAKNLKPSPTATRRELIRRVTYDLTGLPPTPEEVAAFEADKAPDAYEKLVDRLLASPHYGEKWGRQWLDLMRYAETNSYERDNPKPQPWRYRDYVIKSFNADKPYDRFVKEQLAGDELPDGGNDGLLATGFYRLGIWDDEPTDREQARYDGLDDIVTTVGQTFMGLTFDCARCHNHKIDPILQKDYYKLVSFFNGINHFRNGGPTDEKPIFENEAQRADYLKRVDEKKQKLDALQLQLKALENAAPSADPSAGSDLDDLTYKYYRDTFEKLPSFDTLKPERTGPVPSKRFDITLRDRDSAIGFVFEGTLVVPKAGRYTFFLDSDDGSRLVVNGQELIKHDGIHGQGNEQSKAVQLEAGRVPIRLEYFQNQFGIGLAVSWAGPGPRAPRRLLSTSTSNGPEGQASVAVANPEYARLKKQLEDLKNQPVAVDRALCVTEMDQPQETFVLLRGSAAAPADKVEPGWPEILGGGDAKLPGERISVAPSTGEPVRGGRPSIPAAQLSESSSGRRLTLASWIASPDNKLTGRVMANRVWQGHFGRGIVRSASNFGLGGDSPTHPELLDYLASSFTHELGWSVKKLHKLILTSNTYKQSSRSNPVALKADPQNNLFWRMDMRRLTAEELRDSVLAVCGNLNPKLYGPSVYPDIPAEVLHGQSVPGKDWYPDRMKPEDKARRSIYIFVKRSLIFPLMDSFDMAETDRTTPSRFSSTQPTQALTTLNGKFFHDQAKVLAARLDKESNGNLEQFVARGLTLATQRPPTPSEITRGLKLIKTFESQKMSTEQAKSTFCLLTLNLNEFMYLD comes from the coding sequence ATGCGAAGACAACTATTCGGAGCGGTTGGAGCTCTTGGGCTAGCGGCCATGGCGGCGATGGCAACCGGCAAGAGCCAGGAGCCGGCCAAGACACTCACGGCAGAGCAGACGGCGTTTTTTGAGTCCAAGGTCCGCCCCCTGATCCTGGCGAAGTGCGAGGGGTGCCATGGTGAGGCCGGGGCCTCGGCGGGGCTTCGGCTCGATAAAGCCATCCCCGCAGACAAGCTCGCCGCGGTTCTCCAGCGTGTGAAGGGCGAGGGCGGGAAGCCGCGCATGCCGCTCAACAACGCCCCTCTCTCCCCCGGTGAAGTTGCCGTTGTGGCGGAGTGGACCAAGCAGGGCGGCTTCTGGCCCGCCAGCGCCGCCGCTCCCAATGGCGTGGGAAGTGCACTTTTTGCGATGGGCAAGACCCACTGGGCCTTCCAGCCGGTAAAGCGTGTCGCACCGCCCACGGTGAAGAGCGCCGCGTGGGTGCGCAACCCCATCGATGCCTTTGTGCTCGCCAAGCTGGAGGCCAAGAACCTCAAGCCCAGTCCGACTGCGACGCGGCGGGAGCTGATCCGGCGCGTGACCTACGATCTCACGGGCCTGCCGCCCACCCCCGAGGAAGTGGCGGCGTTTGAGGCCGACAAAGCCCCCGATGCCTATGAGAAGCTTGTGGATCGTCTGCTGGCATCGCCGCACTATGGCGAGAAGTGGGGCCGCCAGTGGCTCGATCTGATGCGCTACGCCGAGACCAACTCCTACGAGCGCGACAACCCCAAGCCCCAGCCCTGGCGCTACCGTGACTATGTCATCAAGAGCTTCAACGCCGACAAGCCCTACGATCGCTTTGTGAAAGAGCAGCTCGCCGGTGATGAGCTCCCCGATGGCGGCAACGACGGCCTTCTCGCCACGGGTTTTTATCGGCTGGGGATCTGGGACGACGAGCCCACCGACCGTGAGCAAGCCCGCTACGACGGCCTCGATGACATTGTCACGACAGTGGGGCAGACCTTTATGGGGCTGACCTTCGACTGCGCCCGCTGCCACAACCACAAGATCGACCCCATTCTTCAGAAAGACTACTACAAGCTGGTCAGCTTCTTCAATGGGATCAACCACTTCCGCAACGGCGGCCCCACCGACGAGAAGCCGATCTTTGAGAACGAGGCCCAGCGTGCGGACTACCTCAAGCGGGTCGACGAGAAAAAGCAAAAGCTGGATGCCCTCCAGCTCCAGCTCAAGGCACTCGAAAACGCCGCCCCGAGCGCCGATCCCAGCGCAGGGAGCGACCTCGACGACCTGACCTACAAGTACTACCGCGATACGTTTGAGAAGCTCCCGAGCTTCGACACGCTCAAGCCCGAGCGCACCGGCCCCGTGCCCAGCAAGCGCTTCGATATCACCCTGCGTGATCGCGATAGCGCCATTGGCTTTGTCTTCGAGGGAACGCTGGTGGTCCCCAAGGCCGGCCGCTACACGTTCTTCCTAGACTCCGACGATGGCTCGCGCCTCGTGGTCAATGGGCAGGAGCTCATCAAGCACGATGGGATTCATGGCCAGGGCAACGAGCAGAGCAAGGCAGTCCAGCTGGAGGCGGGCCGGGTCCCGATCCGGCTGGAGTACTTCCAGAACCAGTTTGGGATCGGGCTTGCGGTCTCTTGGGCCGGACCGGGGCCACGCGCCCCCCGGCGCTTGCTCTCGACCAGCACCAGCAACGGCCCCGAGGGACAGGCCAGTGTCGCGGTTGCCAACCCGGAGTACGCTCGCCTGAAGAAGCAGCTGGAGGACCTGAAGAACCAGCCCGTCGCCGTGGACCGCGCCCTCTGCGTGACCGAGATGGACCAGCCTCAGGAGACCTTTGTCCTGCTCCGTGGCTCCGCCGCCGCCCCCGCCGATAAGGTCGAGCCGGGCTGGCCGGAGATACTGGGTGGCGGCGATGCCAAGCTCCCCGGCGAGCGCATCTCTGTCGCACCGTCCACAGGGGAGCCCGTCCGCGGGGGCCGTCCCTCGATCCCCGCCGCACAGCTCAGTGAGAGCAGCTCGGGCCGCCGCCTGACCCTCGCCAGCTGGATCGCCAGCCCGGACAACAAGCTCACCGGGCGTGTCATGGCCAACCGAGTCTGGCAGGGGCACTTTGGGCGTGGGATCGTCCGCTCCGCCAGCAACTTCGGCCTCGGCGGCGACTCCCCCACCCACCCCGAGCTCCTCGACTACCTCGCCAGCAGCTTCACCCACGAGCTCGGCTGGTCGGTCAAGAAGCTCCACAAGCTGATTCTCACCAGCAACACCTACAAGCAGAGCTCGCGCAGCAACCCCGTGGCGCTCAAGGCCGACCCGCAGAACAACCTCTTCTGGCGCATGGACATGCGCCGCCTGACCGCCGAGGAGCTCCGCGACTCGGTGCTGGCGGTCTGTGGCAACCTCAACCCCAAGCTCTACGGGCCGTCGGTCTATCCCGATATCCCCGCCGAGGTGCTCCATGGTCAGTCGGTTCCGGGCAAGGACTGGTACCCCGACCGCATGAAGCCCGAGGACAAGGCGCGGCGTAGCATCTATATCTTTGTCAAGCGCTCCCTGATCTTCCCGCTCATGGATAGCTTCGACATGGCCGAGACCGACCGCACGACCCCGAGCCGCTTCTCCAGCACCCAGCCCACCCAGGCGCTCACGACCCTCAATGGCAAGTTCTTCCACGACCAGGCCAAGGTCCTCGCGGCGCGCCTAGACAAAGAGAGCAACGGCAACCTGGAGCAGTTTGTCGCCCGTGGCCTCACCCTCGCCACGCAGCGCCCTCCCACCCCCAGTGAGATAACCCGTGGCCTCAAGCTCATCAAGACCTTTGAGAGCCAGAAGATGTCAACGGAGCAGGCGAAATCGACGTTCTGTCTGCTCACCCTCAACCTGAATGAGTTTATGTACCTGGACTAA
- a CDS encoding M14 family zinc carboxypeptidase codes for MSLKSLPLSFFVLGLSLATPLVAQAQRIVPGAALPHARYDFYGRKPYRSSVPTPAQLLGYEAGDTHSTYREQEKALLAMAAAAKDRVRVFEIGVSVEGRPLRLFAVSSAENLAKLDALRASNLKLSDPRTQSSAEADKAARSAPTFVWINHCIHGDESASFESAMWLLYTLAASESTEVKSALASAVVLINPVFNPDGHERFVVYNNSLALGIPEGDTLEQRQPWGISGRYNHFRFDMNRDKLSQSQPETQAESAAFLAWKPQVFVDQHGQVENYFFPPNSDPVNREADAKRIEDWTSVFGRANAAAFDKYGWQYVTRERFDLYYPGYLDSWTTLSGAIGMTYETDEGGRLAAKRDDGTLITLRDGIAHHFEAALATIEAAAKNRERLLTDYVAYRRSALTRASAEPMKRIVIVPGTDPDRLNALAQRLQRSGIEVGVAASAFVSETAHPYLTPDGKPTTQKQTFPAGSLVVELAQPQGRLAKTLLEPNTALGDAFLKEQNAKRQRNLKKNDAEPKEDYDFYDITAWSLPFAFDLTAFWTEDSAPPATRALAAPPKPTALPDSPTPPAYLIRYDRERAAVLALRLLAKGYRVGALTKPGKAGGVVLERGSFVVRTERNPESVHKALRALATELGVPVVPLTSAYTDEASVGLGSFTLQNLKRPRIAVVADDMVSQTGYGSVWHFLERELGVSFTPIRLRSLRGETLAKFNTVIFPEGYGYAGALGKAGADALREWVSGGGALIGLASGGTWFTEKDMNLTAATVVGAPPADAKPDDKEKEKKPEDRLKERESRPTALPGALFRATLNREHFLGFGYAQDELIFPLLGDTFLKPTTKGSNPLIFPKANLLASGFAWEGNTERLLAETAAVIDEPTGGGHVLLYLSDPTFRNLWPGLNRLLLNGILFGPSRTYGEE; via the coding sequence GTGTCCTTGAAATCTCTCCCCCTCTCTTTCTTCGTGCTAGGCCTAAGCCTCGCCACGCCGCTGGTTGCCCAGGCGCAGCGGATTGTCCCCGGCGCGGCCCTGCCCCACGCCCGCTACGACTTCTACGGACGCAAGCCGTACCGAAGCAGTGTCCCGACGCCCGCGCAGCTCCTGGGCTACGAGGCGGGCGACACGCACTCGACCTACCGGGAGCAAGAGAAGGCACTCCTAGCGATGGCGGCGGCGGCTAAAGACCGGGTGCGGGTCTTTGAGATTGGAGTGTCGGTGGAGGGGCGGCCCCTGCGGCTCTTTGCGGTCTCGTCGGCGGAGAACCTCGCCAAGCTCGATGCGCTCCGTGCCAGCAACCTCAAGCTCTCCGATCCCCGGACCCAGAGCAGCGCTGAGGCAGACAAAGCGGCGAGGTCGGCACCCACCTTTGTCTGGATCAACCACTGTATTCATGGCGATGAGTCGGCGTCGTTTGAGTCCGCGATGTGGCTCCTCTACACGCTGGCGGCATCGGAGTCAACCGAGGTGAAGAGCGCACTGGCAAGCGCCGTGGTGCTCATCAACCCCGTGTTCAACCCCGACGGCCACGAGCGCTTTGTGGTCTACAACAACTCCCTGGCGCTCGGAATCCCGGAGGGCGACACGCTGGAGCAGCGCCAGCCGTGGGGCATCTCCGGGCGCTACAACCACTTCCGCTTCGACATGAACCGCGACAAGCTCTCCCAGTCCCAGCCCGAGACCCAGGCGGAGTCGGCGGCGTTTCTGGCGTGGAAGCCGCAGGTCTTTGTGGACCAGCACGGACAGGTCGAGAACTACTTCTTCCCGCCCAACTCCGACCCGGTCAACCGCGAGGCGGACGCAAAACGGATCGAGGACTGGACCTCGGTGTTTGGACGCGCCAACGCGGCGGCCTTCGACAAGTACGGCTGGCAGTATGTCACCCGCGAGCGCTTCGACCTCTACTACCCCGGCTATTTAGACTCCTGGACCACGCTCTCCGGGGCGATTGGGATGACCTACGAGACCGACGAGGGCGGGCGGCTGGCAGCCAAGCGCGACGATGGCACCCTGATCACGCTCCGGGACGGGATCGCGCACCACTTTGAGGCGGCCCTGGCGACCATCGAGGCGGCGGCCAAGAACCGCGAGCGCCTGCTCACCGACTACGTGGCCTACCGCCGCAGCGCCCTCACCCGCGCCAGCGCCGAGCCCATGAAGCGCATCGTGATTGTCCCCGGCACAGACCCGGATCGCCTCAATGCCCTCGCCCAGCGACTCCAGCGCTCCGGGATCGAGGTCGGTGTCGCGGCGAGCGCGTTTGTCTCGGAGACGGCACACCCCTATCTGACGCCCGACGGCAAGCCCACCACCCAGAAGCAGACCTTCCCCGCCGGGAGCCTCGTGGTCGAGCTTGCCCAGCCGCAGGGCCGCCTCGCCAAGACCCTGCTGGAGCCCAACACGGCCCTCGGGGATGCCTTTCTCAAGGAGCAGAACGCCAAGCGCCAGCGCAACCTCAAGAAGAACGATGCCGAACCCAAGGAGGACTACGACTTCTACGACATCACCGCCTGGTCGCTCCCCTTCGCCTTTGATCTGACCGCGTTCTGGACCGAGGACAGCGCGCCGCCCGCAACCCGCGCTCTCGCCGCGCCTCCCAAGCCCACCGCGCTCCCCGACTCCCCCACGCCTCCCGCCTATCTCATCCGCTACGACCGCGAGCGGGCCGCGGTTCTTGCGCTCCGCTTGCTCGCCAAGGGCTACCGGGTGGGGGCGCTGACAAAGCCGGGCAAGGCGGGCGGCGTGGTCTTGGAGCGCGGGAGCTTTGTGGTCCGCACCGAGCGCAATCCCGAGAGTGTCCACAAAGCCCTGCGAGCGCTCGCTACCGAGCTGGGTGTCCCGGTCGTGCCCCTGACCTCGGCCTACACCGACGAAGCCAGTGTCGGGCTGGGCTCCTTCACGCTCCAGAACCTCAAGCGCCCCCGGATCGCGGTGGTCGCCGATGACATGGTCAGCCAGACGGGCTACGGCAGTGTCTGGCATTTTCTGGAGCGCGAGCTAGGAGTCAGCTTCACCCCGATCCGGCTGCGGAGCCTGCGCGGGGAGACTCTGGCCAAGTTCAATACCGTGATCTTCCCCGAGGGCTACGGCTACGCGGGTGCCCTCGGGAAAGCCGGTGCCGATGCACTCCGCGAGTGGGTCTCGGGCGGCGGCGCACTGATCGGCCTCGCCAGCGGCGGCACCTGGTTCACCGAGAAAGACATGAACCTCACAGCGGCCACCGTGGTCGGGGCGCCTCCCGCCGATGCCAAGCCCGACGACAAAGAGAAAGAGAAGAAGCCCGAGGACCGCCTCAAGGAGCGCGAGAGCCGCCCCACTGCCCTCCCCGGCGCCCTCTTCCGGGCCACCCTCAACCGCGAGCACTTCCTGGGCTTTGGCTACGCCCAGGACGAGCTGATCTTCCCCCTGCTCGGCGATACCTTCCTCAAGCCGACCACCAAGGGGAGCAACCCACTCATCTTCCCCAAGGCCAACCTCCTGGCGTCGGGGTTTGCCTGGGAAGGCAACACCGAGCGCCTGCTCGCCGAGACCGCAGCCGTGATCGACGAGCCGACGGGCGGAGGCCATGTCCTGCTCTACCTCTCCGACCCGACCTTCCGCAACCTCTGGCCCGGCCTCAACCGTCTACTGCTCAATGGCATCCTCTTCGGCCCCAGCCGCACGTACGGGGAGGAGTAG